The DNA segment TTGTGGGAGGAGGGGCTGGTAGTTGTCGGGCTTGTGGGAGGAGGGCTGGTAGTTGTCGGGCTTGTGGGAGGAGGGCTGGTAGTTGTCGGGCTTGTGGGAGGAGGGCTGGTAGTTGTCGGGCTTGTGGGAGGAGGGCTGGTAGTTGTCAGGCTTGTGGGAGGAGGGCTGGTAGTTGTCGGGCTTGTGGGAGGAGGGCTGGTAGTTGTCGGGCTTGTGGGAGGAGGGCTGGTAGTTGTCGGGCTTGTGGGAGGAGGGCTGGTAGTTGTCGGGCTTGTGGGAGGAGGGCTGGTAGTTGTCGGGCTTGTGGGAGGAGGGCTGGTAGTTGTCGGGCTTGTGGGAGGAGGGCTGGTAGTTGTCGGGCTTGTGGGAGGAGGGCTGGTAGTTGTCGGGCTTGTGGGAGGAGGGCTGGTAGTTGTCGGGCTTGTGGGAGGAGGGCTGGTGGTTGTCGGGCTTGTGGGAGGAGGGCTGGTAGTTGTCGGGCTTGTGGGAGGAGGGCTGGTAGTTGTCGGGCTTGTGGGAGGAGGGCTGGTAGTTGTCGGGCTTGTGGGAGGAGGGCTGGTGTGGGTCGAACTGCAGGTAATGGAGCAAGGGAGATGATCGTCTTATCTCACCTCTCCATCACACACATATTACCAAACTCAATCACCGTTCTTCCACCACTGAGAGCGGATTACCTGCCTGCCAGCGGTGTCCCGGGAGCTGGAGCCCGACTCAGACTACCTCGCTCTCTGAACCAGATCATTACTTTTGTTATAACACTCTCATATCCCAGTCCTGTGAGCGGGGCGGGGAAGGTGACAGTCACATCACGTTGCTAGGAACTTTGACACCAATGTTCTTCTAGTTAAGAAATGTATATACACCTCGAATATACACCATTCATATACATACAACAGGGATATACACCTCGAGAGGTGTGCCCTCGGTGTATATGTACACTGTGAGTATACTTCGTCCTGGACGGACGAAGTATAGTTTACggagactaaagtatacttgctggttggtcaataaGCTATGGTGGAGGCTTCAGTAACCCTCTTACTGTTGTGATAGCGCTTAAGCCACATAccaaaccaaaggatatatgaagaccagaccacacactagaaggtgaagggacgacgacgtttcggtccgtcctggaccat comes from the Procambarus clarkii isolate CNS0578487 chromosome 25, FALCON_Pclarkii_2.0, whole genome shotgun sequence genome and includes:
- the LOC138368353 gene encoding adhesive plaque matrix protein-like — encoded protein: MSTRWPCRPGGHIDQVAMSKRCPCRPVAYVDQFDPHQPSSHKPDNYQPSSHKPDNYQPSSHKPDNYQPSSHKPDNHQPSSHKPDNYQPSSHKPDNYQPSSHKPDNYQPSSHKPDNYQPSSHKPDNYQPSSHKPDNYQPSSHKPDNYQPSSHKPDNYQPSSHKPDNYQPSSHKPDNYQPSSHKPDNYQPSSHKPDNYQPSSHKPDNYQPSSHKPDNYQPLLPQARQLPALLQPALLPYQPYNHQPYLKQP